A genome region from Salifodinibacter halophilus includes the following:
- a CDS encoding methyl-accepting chemotaxis protein codes for VATEIRRLADQTAVATLDIEQMVREIQSAVSAGVMGMDKFSEEVRRGTHDVQQVGGQLSQVIDNVQAMVPRFEAVNEGVQAQ; via the coding sequence GGTGGCCACCGAGATCCGCCGCCTCGCCGACCAGACCGCGGTGGCCACGCTCGACATCGAGCAGATGGTGCGCGAGATCCAGTCCGCGGTCTCGGCCGGCGTGATGGGCATGGACAAGTTCTCCGAGGAAGTGCGGCGCGGCACCCACGACGTGCAGCAGGTCGGCGGCCAGCTGTCGCAGGTGATCGACAACGTGCAGGCGATGGTGCCGCGCTTCGAAGCGGTCAACGAAGGCGTGCAGGCGCAG